Within the Arachis duranensis cultivar V14167 chromosome 10, aradu.V14167.gnm2.J7QH, whole genome shotgun sequence genome, the region TGAGTTTTGTACGACAAATTAACCAAACGCTAAAATTCAATCCCAAATTGTCCTTCTATAACCCTAATCACAACCTTCCTCCCCCAAATCTCAACCCTCCATTTATTCTGGATTTCACCACCTTCACCAACACCACCGCCGTTCACCGCCAACCATCAACCCCATCACTTGTATTGGTGACTGAGAAGCGGCAATAAAACAGATACCATAGGCGGATAACAAGGTATTCAAGATATGGCGTATCCAATTCAAAAAGCACGATTCCAGAATCTCCCGAGTTTATAAACTCTAAACGTTTCAAGGAAGGCACATAGATCTTGAGGGCGCTTATGTTAGGGGCACAGTGCTGGAATCTCTGGATGACGAGGTGCATGGTTTTCAAAAGAGGACAACCGGAGAGAATGGAATCCACGTTATTAGGAGAGTCAAGAAATAAGTGGAGGGCCTTAGCTTGAGCGATGGCAGGTGAATCGACGACGATGCTTTCGGAGTTAGCTCAAGAATCGCACCAAGAAAGTTGAGGTTCACCAGCGCATGGTAGCTGAACACGCCGGGTGGCACCACAAACCTGAATCCAGTTTTGCCGCTCCACACCCTGAGCTGAAGTTCTTCTAGGTATGGGGTCCGATGGCAGCTTTAATTCACCTTGTAACAGCGTCCTTATTAAAGTTATGGTAGGACGGTCGATAAAGTTTCAGATCTGGAGCAGGTTTTACTGGACCAGAACTGCATTCGCTAGATCTAAGAGTCAGATGTGCTGTTTTTCTGGGCTTTCACCACCATGTTACCTTAGATCAGGGATGAAGGAGAAGTTGAAGATCTGGAGATCCTTCCAGAGGTGGCACCACCTGTGGGACATGATGCAGGTTTTGACAGAGGTACTTgttgggaggaaggagaggatgtGGCAAAGGATAGAGTCTGGTAGGCTGCTGATGATCCCATCGTATGGCTTGCAAAGAGGACTTGTATCGGCCATGGGAGGGGAGGGAGAAGTTCTTGCTTCAATGCTTTAAGGGGAGGGTAATTTAGGTTTTTAATAAGGGTTAATACTCAAAATCGTCCCTGAAAGATCAcgtgtaattatttttttaatcaaattagtccctgaatgaataattttaaatcaCGTTCGTCCCTTCGTTAACCTCGTGATGCTGCCATTAAAAATCTACTGACCTGGAACATGAGCTGGCAATACGAATAACACCTGGCATGGTGTGTGTATTGCTGACGAGATATGTTTAGGGTTATGTATCAATTTAGTCCCTAAGCCTCAAATAAATAAACCATAATTCTCATCTTCCCACGAACATGAATGCCTTGCTTGAGTGTTGTCGCAGATCCAGCAGCTGTTAGGGAGGAGGAAGTCGATTTCGGCGCCATGATGGGGAGTGAAAGTGGAGGTCCCGGTGGTGGGTTGCCGTCGCACTCACATGGTAGCTATGCTTCGAGCTCATCCAtgcgaagaagaaggaaaaacgATGAGAAAACCTGTTTCCGCGGTTTAAAAACTTTGATTAAGAAATCTGGGACATCATAGAATCTAAATAGGTTGTTTCATACTTGTCCAAGATATTGGGTGAGTTTAATTTTGTATGAATGATAGCATCATCTTGGCGTTCACTCTTTATATGGGGTTAAcaattttattcaatattttcaaaaaggGAGCCattgcaaattttttaaatggGTCGAAAAAAATGAACATGTAGCTGTTGTAGAAGGTCCAAGGGGAGTCCCAGAAACTGATGGAGAACTGGAGATTAATTATGAAGATTGGAAGGTTAAATTAGTATGGAGAATAGGTAGTTTAGAAGCAGAAGTTAGAGTACTCAGAATGTTAATTTGTTTCATGTTCACTGGTCTGATAATGGTCATCTTAGTAGGAGCTTTACTTTGCGTGTCATATGTACAAGTAGGAGACAGTGAATGTGATATGGTGGTgtgatttagggttttggtttttttttgtttcaaattatcATGGTTAAACTATTATAACCTGAAAGGAAAGCTTATAAATGGCAACTTGGATTTTGAGTACACTTGTGAAGGAAATATATTTATGCATCACTCACACTGTCATATGTAAAGAAGTAAATGACAAATCAGAGacataaaaagataataaagttCCTAAACTTTCTTAATATAAAGTTGCCAACATTGTGTTTGTCACCACAAAAGATAGTAAAGTTCCTAAAACTAAAAGTGATTTCTCAGAAACACTGCATACCAAGGCAAAACATACATTCAAAATAAAGGCCTTACAAAACAGTGAGATTTGATAGTGTTTTACACCATGATATCTTTCCTAATCTATAGccttatacaaaaaaaaaagcatatgtTCTGATGATGGTCTTCAGATAGTGTTATCTTTCTTCCTTGGCCGTTTGAACCCCGGAGTCGGTACAAAGGTCATGAGACTTGCAAGCTTCTTAGTTGTCACGGCACTAGATCCTTTGATTATTCTagcaaaaattgaaattattacAGCTGTTGTAGCAGGTTGGGGAGAGATAGCCCTTTTTCCTTTTCCCTTGGAAACATGAAGCTTGGGTGGTCTTCCTCTCACCTTAACCTGCATGACATATGAAGTAAATATATGAATAGACAACCACAAATTCAAGtatatgaaaatgaaaataaattaattaatcaaaccGATACAGCTTGAGTGGGTGGTGACGGTTGTTTTTCTTGGGTTGTTGGGATTCCTTTCGGTTGGTTCAGGACTATCTGTGAGGCTGCTGTCGATCATAATGGTGGTGGAGAAACAAAAACTGGAACAGGGTTAACTGGGGCAACATGAGCAGCATCATTTGGGAGTTCATTTGGAGCATCTGTGTTAGGATCAAAACTGCAAGTTGCAGTTGCATTAAACTTGCTTCTTCTTCAGCATCAGCTTCTTTCTTCAATTTGCATGTTCTCTTGTTCTGTCCAAACCCACCATAAAATATGCATCGGATGGGGTTATATTTTCTCTTCATCCTTGTGTTGGAACCAGAGCCtcctttatctttatcttttcttctgcTCTTTGTGGGTCTACCTGGTTTGGGATTAATTGGGATTAAATGGAAAGCATATGTTTTTCAGTATGATTCCATGGTTAATCACTTATGGCAGTAATCCTCAACCCTCTTATCATTCTTATCTTGTATATATGATATGGCATGCATATAAGGCATACTTGTGCATGCAGTTGTATTTTTAGACCAATTTGCATTATTAATATAGTACATTTACATAAAGATTGAGAAAAGATACCTGTCAGTTGCTAGAATCTACATGTGCAAGTACGCTTTCCTAAGTCAACAACCATTGTACTTGGCCAGCCTTGAACCTCGTATAAGTCCTCATTCTGATCACCACTCCATTGTAGGGACCAATGCTGAGAAAGCTTTGTCATTGCCTCAAGCctgttttgttgcattagaggcAGAATTCCCTAGTAGTTTGCCAGTTTTTGCCTATTGTCGATCATGGTCTTCATTATGATCCTCCTAACTTCCTCTGCCAAGGTGAGGATAGGCTTCGCCCTATCATGCTTTGTCCTTGCATTAAACAACTCACAAGCATTATACAAATAGTGTCCATTTTTAGTCCCTCATAAAAATGAGCTTTAGTCCATGCTTTCTTCGGCCACTTATCCAAATCAGCCCATGCCCTTTCGTTTATCACTTTGACTCTCTTCATGTTTCTATCAAAGTCACTCATAGTCCTTGATCTAGCACATTCTCACACCAACTCCTTCAGTTGTATACTCCCCCACTGCTTTGAGAAATTCCTCCAGAGATGCCACACGCAAAATTGATGGTGAACTCTTGGCATTACTTCCTGCATGGCTGGGATTAATCCCTGGAAAACAGTTTACAACGAAAAGATGTTACATTAAAACAGTCCTCAAAAGATATTTCATTAAATCAAATATGTCCTCAAAAGATATTTCAATACATCAAATTGGTCCTTTAAAATCTTTTTGTGGATCAAATTGGTCCTTACCTTCTGCATATCTGAGATAAAGGTCCATCCATTTTTCTTGTAGTCACCAAGGTCATTGTGTAGCAGTTCAAGAAACCATTGACAATTGTATCTATTTTCGACATCCACAATTTCATAAGCAATCATGAACACGTGATTGTTGGCATCTTGGCCACAAGCAGTCAGCAGCTGTCCTCCATGCAAGGTCTTCAGAAAGGCTCCGTCCAGGCCAATCAACGGTTGACACCcagccttgaatcctttcttacACGCATCGAGACATACATAAAATCTTTGAAACTGTGGAGGACTTTCAGGCATGGAAATGACACCAACTTGGACTGTTGAACCTGGATTGGTGGTCCATAGTTGGTTAGCATAATCCTAGATAAGTGCATATTGTGCAACTTCATCTCCTTTCACTACTTTCCTTGCTGATTTTAAGGCCCTAGTAATGCAGGTACTGTTTAGCTTAATGTCGCACTTCCTCACAAACCAGTCATAAACCTCTCTATGCTTCATAGTTGGGTACTTCCTAAGCTTAGGAACCAGCTTACCTAATGTCCACTCTTGTGTTGCAACCATGTTCTTTCTCTTCCTAGCACATGTGTGTTCATTAACTAATGCCTTAATCTGCCAAACCCCATTTTGCTTGTTACATGCACAATACACAACCTAAGGACATCCCTCTGTTTTGCATACAGCCTTGACTCTGATGttgttatttttagtaaaaatgaTATTTCTACCCCCATTGTATGCTGTAATCCCTAGTTGCATTCATAAAGTGGTGCTTTGACTTAAAAATCATGCTTACCTCAAGTTTGAGGTTTTCAAACTTTGCCTTTTCATTGTATGGTGGATATACAGTAGCTTCCTTTTCATCAAAGTCCAACACCTTATCCATATCTTCCGAGTGCCATGAGTCACAGCCAGTTTTCCTTGGCCCTCTACTGTTGAAGTCATCATTGCCACTGTTAGTGTCACTGAGATCTCCCAAGATTTTAGTGGATTTATACAGACTGTCCTCAGTACTCTCATATGAGTCATGAGAGTCACTATCATCTTGAATTGGGGTGGTTTAACAGGTCGACCAGACCTTACGAATTGCAGAGGGTCTTTGTTCTTATTTTGAGCATGTGACTTCTTTGGAGGTTGATGGCCACTTCTTGGTTTAACAATAGGTTTCAAAGGATCAGTGCAAGATTTTGCAGGTTGagagaaaattttttgttggaaCTTGGGCTTGGATTTGGGCTTTTGTGTGGGCTGAGAATTGGGCTTGTTAATGGGCTTCTGTGTGGGCTGGGAGGACCTTGTATTGGACTGCACATAGTCCATTTTCTTGGGATGAGGATTGGGTCCAGCAGAGGTGGGACTGGCTTTAGCTATATTTTTGGAAGGGGAGTGGAGAAGGTTAGTCTTCGATGGCTGTGAGTGGCTCTTTGTGGGCTGGAATGTATTTTTGGTAACTTGGGTTGCAGGCTGTGTGCTGGGCAGCTTCAACAAAGAGGCATTCTTTGGCAGAATCACTTCATCATCCTCACTCATGTATTCTACCACGTGTGGCTCTGAAACTCCATGCTCAAAGAATATGTTCATGAAGTTGTAATTCCTTCTATAAGTCTTACACATTTTAAGCAGATCTTTATCAGTCTCCAACTTTCTCAGCCCACTCTCAAGCAACAACCAAGGAACTTTCCACCAACATATGCCCCCCACCATATCCCAGTTCTTTATAGTATCCTTTAACAAAAAACACATCAAGAGTATCTCCATCAACCCCCATCAAGACTTCTGTATTACCTGGTTCATAAATTCTACTTCCtttctcattatttttaaaattttcaccaTGATGAAATATGAATGTCATCGGAAGACCGTCCATCTACATAATAGCAAACAacaatattaagaaaaaaaagtcaatGTAGCAAGCCATCTACGACTATCAATGCCTCCAAACCATATCAAAAATTAACACAGAATATGCATAACACTAACTCATCACCAACACAACAACTAAATCGGTAACCATTACTTCATTAGCACAAACAACATGTATTATTTTTCGAAGCCACAAAAACAGAGTCTTGCCATTGTTACCCATATCATAAACTAAACCCTAggataaaaccctaaaccctatgcACTAACAAATTCTTCACCATGACTCAATCATATAATGGGAAAACTAATAGTTTACATAGtattaccaatttttttttacaagatACAAAAATTTTGCCTCTCACGTCAAACACAGAAACAACGTTGTGTCGTTGCCTTCAAGATTCCCACCAAGCTCCAAAACTGACGCACAAACAATGCTCCACAACTACTCTAATGGTTGCGGATGACGGCGCGGTCTTCTTCGTCTTCGTGATGGTAGCTTATAGGTCAGAGAAACAGGGAGTCACggtgagaatgaagaagaacaaatgaGGACTTGTTTAGGAGACAAAGTGCAAACTGTTACACTCTCTACTTTTAAAACGGTGGTGTTTCACAACTTGCATACTCTTGAGGTGCAAAACGACAACGTTTGGTCGGATGGGCTGCTAGCTCACGTTCCAGGTCAGCAGATTTTTAACGGCAGTGTCGCGAAGTTAACGGAAGGACGAACGtgatttaaaattattcattcagggactaatttgattacgAAAATAATTCGGGGACGAAAATGGAGAGCGCATGATCTTTCAAGGACGATTTTAAGTGTAAACccgtttttagatagtttttttaggatttggaTAGTTTTGTCGTACGGAGTCCATCTTTCATAGGTACAactttaattttgttgtttCATGGGTAGATTTGTCAGCATTTAGAACTTTCGTTGGTGGAAATAATAGTTTACCCGATTTTCgagtatgattttattaaagAGTAAATAGCCATTTTTGACCATGAAAGATTCGGAAGCTGACATTCCTACCCATGAAAGACGAAAACTGAAGTTATACTCATAAAAAATAGACTTTTGCAGACAAAATTAtccaaatcctaaaaaattaaataaaattttcaaactacACTCTAATATAATCTAACTCTAACTTCTAATTTTACTCCACACTACCACTCCTCCAATCTTAAATCCTACCACTACTTTCATCCTCAACTACCACCATCGCTATTGCtatcaccatcaccatcaccgTCATCTCCCGTACCCAGCGCCAGACACCAACCGTCGTGCACAAAGAATATGCAATTTTCCGTCTACAAAATAAGTGAAGTACACTTAACAAAATTTCCATGACAAGCTCTCTACCATTATTGATGAGTTTCTTTGCCTCAATGATATTCACCCGTTCTACGGAGGTCTCCTCCATGTGCTCTACAACAAAGACCATTACAAGCTTTCACTTGGATAGATCAATGCCGCCAGGAATCTTATTGGTAAGATTGCAAAAGACTATGTGAAGCTGTTGAAGTATGGTGACTCGCTGTACCGGTGCAAGTGTTTAAAGGTGGTGAAGACAATGGTAGACTTAGGATTATACATGGTTTGGTTAATCTAAAAACTAAacctatttttttgttaaccaaAAATTTAATCTTGGTTAAGTAACCAAATTGGTTTTATATGATAAAACTGGTTATTAATcggttataaaatttaaaaactaatcataaaaataaaaaccgattttaaaaaataactaatttttgaataaaaaaagcTGGTTTTGGAAAAAATAGAATCAGTTTTTGGATAAAAACctatttttggataaaaaaatcaatttttggaccaaaaaatagattttctaaaaaaactattttttaaattgaatttttaatctaaaaaattgaaactaaaacttaaaattttgtcttggttttgattaaccagttaaaaattatttttttttaaatttgattttgattaaccaattttaaaaaaatatatagtttttaaaaattttattaaattaattaaccaaaatgtagttataattttttaaccgATTAactatattttgattttttaatgtaCACTCCTAAtagtggtgatgatgatgatggcaatAGTGACAATAGTTGTTGAAGATGAAAATGGTGGAGTAGAGTAAAGTTAAAGGTTAAAATTAGATTATATTAGAGGgtagtttgaaaattttatttaattttaagatttggataattttgtttataaaaacCTATCTTTCATGAgtataactttaattttcatcTTTCATGAATAAAAATGTCAGCATCAAAATCTTTCATAGCCAAAAATGACTATTTACTCTTTTGTTAAATTACCCTTTTAAACAATAAGTCGTGTTTGGTTGACCAAGTAAGATATAAGGGATAAATGTGACGGTGTTTGCTTAGCCATTGTTTTGATGTAGTAAGAAATTACACTGACACTACCCTCGAATGAGTTGTCCAGCATACTCCGCATGAAAATGAATCTAAATACATCCAAAAATATGCCATGTATCGTAGTTATCAAATTGGTGAAGGTGTTGGGTTAAAGCGGCAGATTGTGATACGAATCACAATGCAAGACTTGATCAGAGTAAAATTGTAAACATTCTTCAATGCTAACTTTCTCTTTATAAGATTTTCATTTAGATCATATCAGTGACGAATATGCAAACAATGAAACGAATCGTTCTGGTTCAGACATTAAAAGCAACACCTACACACAGTTTTGggacaaaaagaaagaaagcaatcaAACTCCTTTGGCTTGCTCACCTTTACTTATGGTCTTGAAATAGCTAACCAATATAATATAAGCAATTGGTATACAAAGCATAATTTTCACAAGAACGCCTTTTCCCAATAAAAAGGCACTAATAATTGTttctcaaattaattaaaactttcGCCGATATTTCCCAAAAAATAAATGCAGCATGACTAACCAGGAACAATAGCATTAGGCTTTGCTCACTTGATGTCATGGAAAGACGGCAAGACAGCAATAAGGGGGTCTCCGTAACCAACGGGCTCTGTAAATTAGAAACAATTGAAAAACGGTAAGAAACTTAAACAGAGTTTATGCCTATAAATGTCTATTTTGATCCTTAAAATTGAACCGATGAGTCAATTTGATTCATGACTTTTCAAAATGACCAACTAAATATCCCACTTTAAGAAATGTGATTCCCTGTAGTCCCTTGGCAAATTTCCGTTTCACAAACCCTAGTATAGTGTTGATGTGGACAGTTAAATGCTCACTTTGATATTTGATGTCAACACTTTTAATTGTGGTCAATATAGTGTCCGAAATTGGTTCATGTGACTTAATTGGTATCtaccatattttatttaattaaaacttGTGAAACAACTTTGGATACTATATTGACCATAATTGAAAAGTGTTGACATCAATTAGTCATCTTTGTGCGAAGATAGCATTTAACAGTCCACATAAGCACTAACTTACAACTGTGAGATGAAATTTTGCAGAGCCCCTAACAGGAACTATGTTTTTAAAAGTGGGGGGCTTGGTCAGTTTAAAATGTCACAGATTAAACTGACTTTTCTGACCAATTTTCGGGTGCCAAACTGAACATTATCTCTCAAAATATTTAAACCGACTTAGACATGCATTATACCTCCATCCTCAACAAGAAGCTTTAGCACTTCTCCAGCAACATCGGACTgcaagattttaaaaataaaaccatTCAGCATATTCAGATATTTAGCAAAGAGCCACCTGAAAGAAAGTGAGACACATTACCTTAACAGGAAGTCCAGTGCCAAACTGATCTAAATACCCTATGACTTGCCCTTCTTTGATGAAATCACCCTGCAGATGttaattaaaaacagaaaagtgaatttaagCAGAAATGCTAGGTTTGAAATAGCAAAGATATTGAAAATGAGTTCAGCAAGACCGAGTCAAATAGCTTGATGAAACCAAAGCATATAAATTTGAATCTTTCACATCTCGAGATGTAAAATATTCATTTTGTTAGAAACTTATTGACACTACAAATTTTGTGCAAAAGTTTGAGAAACTAATATTACAATGATCTGTTTTATATTACTACAGAAGACTCAGATATCAGGAAGAGACGGAAAATTAgcataaaactgaaaaataatatgtaaagttcaaataaaaagaaatttatcCGTTGTTTTGGTGGTCATAACCTAGATCACATGGTATGTAAATGGAAGCAATCATAGATCTTGGTTAAAGCAAGCATGTGACTCAAAGAAACCATTGTTGATGAAGGATAATGACAAGCATGTCACATATACCTCTTTACATATGGGAGGCTGCTTCTTCCCTTTCACTGTTCTACCCCTTCGGAATAAGCCAACctgaaaaaagagagaagaaaagacAGAAGCTATCAAAAATGTCACATAGCTATTGTCGTAGATAATTAGTGAAAACAGAGCTTATTAAATATATTGAGGGGTGAAATACCGTGGGAGATGATACCAACACATAGGTATTGTTACCAGAAGCCTCCAATGCTGCCAACTTTGATGACTTTTCTAAAGAAACATTTACAAATGGGTTGGTCTTTTCTGGAGATGACTttggtggtgatggtggtggtgtaCCAGCTGCCAATTCAACCATGGGTTCACTTGGAATAGGTGGTGGTGTAGTTGGTGAAATGTTAGAGAGAGGAGCTTTTGTTGCTCCAATGTTTCTCTTAAGATGCATCTCAAACTCTCCAACCTGTACGAGTGTTTTTATGAAGGTCACAACAGAAATTAAATGTggttatattaaaattattggtACAGTCTACATTGTTGTATCACTAAAAACTAAATTGGTAGAAATCTTTATgatcgaatataaagataagcCTAAGACATATCTTGAATAATCAAATTCATTGCTTTGACTAAAGATTCACACAGCATATTATATCACAGTGCTATGGACACATACAGCTAAACTATTTGATGTGTGTTTGTGTGTGCAAACTGTGAACTGTGAACCTATTGTTTTAAAGCATATACTTGAAGTTTCTTTGCATCCTTGCTGTTATATTTCACCTTTCAAGTAACACAAATTTTGCAAAAGTAGCAAAGAAGAGACTAGAGAAAtcacctttactttcagttcaGCAATTTCAGTCTCATCACAGACTTCTAATACCAAAGCCTGAGGACAAGGAAACCAGACACAAGTAGGAGTTAATCAATTCACATTCAAAAACATGGCCATAATTGTCTATCTCTTGTAATTAACTCATAGTTAACAAATCATAAATAGTTGCGTGAATCACTTGCCCAATTTTAGAATCGGGAATTGAGAATCGTTTCCAATTGTACAATACAGAAACATGTTAAAAAAAAGCTACAAAATGTCATACCTTAAACATAAAGAAAATgctataaaaaattgaataaggtTTAACATTTAAGAAAAAGTCATAAGGGATAAAAACAAATACGCCACCAGGCCCCGAGAAAATTTAAGCTACTAAATATCCATTGATATAGACCCgttatatatttttgacaaaggAGGAAGCCCAACTAAGAAATGGGAGGAAAAACCTAGAACTCGTTCAATTAGCCCAAAAATACATTTCACCGATAACCcataaagaaaaaacaaacagGAACTCCTAATGAACAAGACAACTAGTTGCAGTGCTGCACTTAACAAAAATGAAGTGAAGACGCATCAACTAGTTGCACAGCCTCTGTTCATCTTCCTTTCTCCATCATTCCAACCACgacaaagaagagaagagatcaCAAAGGCTAACAGAAGCAGTTGTGTCCACCAACAGCAATGAGACGTGGCTGTTATCATGGTTCTTGGGGGTAGAACACGGGAAAAAATGTCTTGTTTTTGTATCGCTCATATCAGCTATTCATATCACTGATACAGAATCAGATTGATTCTAATGATTCGTTTGCGATTCATAGCCATGTTCAATTCAGTCTTGCTTTTGTATTGCTGGGATGATCAATCGCAAATCATACGATACTAACAACTATGATTATACTATAATAGCTAGGTGAATTTTCAGAATCACTGGATACTATTGCTAATTCCCAACAAGATAAAGATGGAGTAGAGATTGCAAgcgacaaaaagaaaaaggatagcTATAAACCTCGAAGCCATTAGGAAAAGTGGCATTTTGCAAAGGCTTTTTCTCCAATGAATCCTGTAAAGTGGTATCTGAAGAAGCtgcatcataaataataatttaaatcaaTAAGAACATTAGGTAATGCTTTTAACCTCCACATCAAGTTTCAAAAATACCATCATAATAACAGCAACAGAAGTAAATGATTCCTGGTTCTTACTATTACATATCCATGTAAACAACATAATAGTTGAAAATTAAGCACATTAACAAGATGGCACAGATTTTGTTTGGGAGCATAGGTCTCTTGGACCTTCTTCTTTCTAATACATATAGAAGGTTTTGGAAATAAATTTGGGATTACATCTACAAAAATACTATAAacctatttataaaatatttgcaAGTGAATAGTCTTTCAAAAGCTTAAGTAAAACAATagccaaaagaaaaaagcatAATTACATAGTTCATTTCACAATCTTAATAACTCACCCTCAGACTTGGTTGTGTTGATGGTGTCAGCAGTTTTTGCACACAACACTAAGGTTTTATTCCCTTTGTATTTCTCACCATTCACCAACCGCTGAACAAAAAGCCTACTTTTGGAGTTCCACCTTATATTATGGCTGGGAACTATAGCTGGCTTCTCAAGTGAGCATCGCATAGGGGCCATAGAGCCTATGGGATCTGAAATCCAGCAGTAAACATTAGACATCTGAATATCTGATTACActaattttttacattttactATGCCATCCAATTAAAACAAACTTCAACCATGTGCTTGATTTGAAACATCAAAAggaataaatttaaattcaatttcctTAATTAAGATATGTGTTAGATTGGTTCTTTACACCTTTCCAGAGTTACCTCTTCAAAAGTCTAATCTAAATATATAAAAGCTTAATTTAACAGAAGTCACCAACTAGTCAAGCAAGATTCAACTACGAAATTTCAAAGGTTAATCAAAATCC harbors:
- the LOC107469324 gene encoding uncharacterized protein LOC107469324, which produces MEASAAIRSLNYPIGSMAPMRCSLEKPAIVPSHNIRWNSKSRLFVQRLVNGEKYKGNKTLVLCAKTADTINTTKSEASSDTTLQDSLEKKPLQNATFPNGFEALVLEVCDETEIAELKVKVGEFEMHLKRNIGATKAPLSNISPTTPPPIPSEPMVELAAGTPPPSPPKSSPEKTNPFVNVSLEKSSKLAALEASGNNTYVLVSSPTVGLFRRGRTVKGKKQPPICKEGDFIKEGQVIGYLDQFGTGLPVKSDVAGEVLKLLVEDGEPVGYGDPLIAVLPSFHDIK
- the LOC110277063 gene encoding uncharacterized protein LOC110277063; amino-acid sequence: MEILLMCFLLKDTIKNWDMVGGICWWKVPWLLLESGLRKLETDKDLLKMCKTYRRNYNFMNIFFEHGVSEPHVVEYMSEDDEVILPKNASLLKLPSTQPATQVTKNTFQPTKSHSQPSKTNLLHSPSKNIAKASPTSAGPNPHPKKMDYVQSNTRSSQPTQKPINKPNSQPTQKPKSKPKFQQKIFSQPAKSCTDPLKPIVKPRSGHQPPKKSHAQNKNKDPLQFVRSGRPVKPPQFKMIVTLMTHMRVLRTVCINPLKSWEISVTLTVAMMTSTVEGQGKLAVTHGTRKIWIRCWTLMKRKLLYIHHTMKRQSLKTSNLRD